TCCGCTCGCCGACCCAGGCGGTTCCTGCCGAGACCAATCCTCGTAACGTGTTGAATCGGCTGTTCAACAAAAAGGAACAAGGGGGCGGACCTGCCTCAGCGGGAGTCAACAGCCTGGATCGCAGCATGCTGGATCTGGTGATCGGTGGCGCCCGCGATCTACGTCGTACGCTGTCACAAACCGACCAGAAGAAGCTGGACCAATATCTGGACAGCGTGCGTTCGGTGGAACGACGAATCGCCGCGATTGAGATGCGACAGAAAGAAGCGGCCCTCGAGAAAGCAGGCATCCGCCCGAGTCGCAGTCACAAGACTGACTCTCCTCCGATCGAGATTAAAATCCCTGAGGGAGACAAACGGAGCAAGTACATGCAGGTGATGTGTGACCTCAATGTGCTGGCTTTCCAGACCGATACGACTCGCGTCTGCACCTACATCGGTTCGACGCCGAACGGCGTTTCGTATCCGGAACTTGGTTTCCGAGACCAGCACCATTCGCAGACGCACCACAACGGCGAGAAGAAGAAGGTCGACAAAGTCGCCGCGATCACGAAATTCAATATCGACCAGTTCGCGTATATGGTCAACAAAATGCACAGTTTGAAAGAAGGGGACGGCACCCTGCTCGACAACTGCATCATGATGTGGGGCTCGGGACTGGAAGATGGTGACCGACACACCCGCGCCAACCTGCCCTTCATCCTCGCCGGAAGCGGCGGCGGTGCCATCAACACAGGACGCTTCCTGCCTGATGTCAAAGGCAACCAGGGTGATCTGTTGACGACATTACTGACGTGTACCGGAATTCCACTCGACCGCCCCGTTGGAATCGCCACGAAACAGATCACAGCTATCTCCGCCAACTCCTGAAATAGTTATGGCAATAGAGTGGAACCTTCACATGGTGTGGACTGGCATCATGCAACTACCTCTATAATTGCCCCATGTCTGATGTGTCTGATTTCGTGTCTGATCTTTACGATTTTCGAACAAAATTCAAAAAAATGCAGTTCGAGTAAACCTCTCATATAAATTGTTTTACGACGATAATTTATTTTGAAAACTGCCTTCCCGCCGCCTCCACTCAAACAGCCCCTTGCGGCAATTCGCAAGTGGCTGTTTTTGTTTGGTTTGCGAGTTCCATGGCGGGACATGATTTTGTGCCACCCTCTTCAATGGTCGGATAAAGATGAGGCTTCGGATCGGATAAGGGTTGCATTCTGGCCAGCTTGGGAACGCACAGCTTTCGAGTGACCTTCCGTTGGATGTTCAGGAGGTAGCCGCCGCTTAACTGGTCCGGGTAGTCGAGTGACAGTAACTCTGACTCCCTCAAGGCCGTGTGGAGCAGCAGAAGGAACATAGCCTGATCTCGATACGGTCGCTGAGAAGCACGAGTCTTCAGGTGAACCAACTGCTCAACAGCAGACCGCAGGAGATTCACTTGGATGTCTTCAAGGTCGCGCCATTCTGGATCATCGTCGTCAATCGGCCTGACCGATTCACATGGGTTCCCGACCAGAAAGGGGCGTTGCCGGTGAATCCACTGTGCGGAGTGCTTCAACGTTGCCAGAACTCGATTGAAGGTGGACGCTGCCAGTCCTCGCTTCTTTCT
The Gimesia aquarii DNA segment above includes these coding regions:
- a CDS encoding DUF1552 domain-containing protein — its product is MSNFKTIDRRTCLKGMGAALALPLLDVMGWAEASEKKTFKPPVRLGFMYMPHGVIMDQFWPNDAKSFLTSPPPALESLRPVIDQCLLMKGIAGVSNGPFRGAPHALELSTWLTAALPDPDKRDEISISISADQIAANSMGAFTALPSLELATMPQTWKENQAGLNEAYYSHCSFRSPTQAVPAETNPRNVLNRLFNKKEQGGGPASAGVNSLDRSMLDLVIGGARDLRRTLSQTDQKKLDQYLDSVRSVERRIAAIEMRQKEAALEKAGIRPSRSHKTDSPPIEIKIPEGDKRSKYMQVMCDLNVLAFQTDTTRVCTYIGSTPNGVSYPELGFRDQHHSQTHHNGEKKKVDKVAAITKFNIDQFAYMVNKMHSLKEGDGTLLDNCIMMWGSGLEDGDRHTRANLPFILAGSGGGAINTGRFLPDVKGNQGDLLTTLLTCTGIPLDRPVGIATKQITAISANS
- a CDS encoding site-specific integrase, yielding MKHSAQWIHRQRPFLVGNPCESVRPIDDDDPEWRDLEDIQVNLLRSAVEQLVHLKTRASQRPYRDQAMFLLLLHTALRESELLSLDYPDQLSGGYLLNIQRKVTRKLCVPKLARMQPLSDPKPHLYPTIEEGGTKSCPAMELANQTKTATCELPQGAV